The Litchfieldia alkalitelluris genome has a window encoding:
- a CDS encoding RNA-guided endonuclease InsQ/TnpB family protein — MLLNYKYEIFPTEEQATTLDRWISICRMQYNSALLDKQRIYQNENRNYKRTDMQKQQTSDKKVTQLLKEVPSQPLQEVFFRLEKAFEKFFRKEAKYPKFKKYKDYNSITFTQFGMSRQSSTNKKTGVVKRQLVRRAASLGKGGKLQISAIGLIDIHFHRKLDGKVKQVVIKRQGNRWYAIFSVARHANQPVTSVAHKTIGIDLGIKKFAVLSDGTEINNPKFLRKKEKQLKKAQQKLSKMKKGSSNWKKQCKKLNLIHSKVSNQRKDFLHKVSYRISNTYGVVCVENLQVKNMVKNRHLAKSIHDAGWGLFRSFLAYKCEKNGGLLVKVNPHFTSQDCSGCGNKVNKSLSIRTHVCHKCGLVLDRDFNAAVNIKKVGLEQIRNQVA; from the coding sequence ATGTTGTTGAATTATAAGTATGAAATTTTTCCAACCGAAGAACAAGCTACAACTTTAGATAGGTGGATTTCTATTTGTCGCATGCAGTATAACTCTGCACTCCTTGATAAACAACGTATCTACCAAAATGAAAACCGCAATTACAAGCGTACAGATATGCAAAAACAACAAACATCTGATAAGAAAGTAACTCAGTTACTTAAAGAGGTGCCTTCTCAACCCTTGCAAGAGGTCTTTTTTCGCTTAGAAAAAGCATTTGAGAAGTTCTTTCGTAAGGAAGCGAAGTACCCTAAATTCAAGAAATATAAAGATTATAACTCTATCACTTTTACTCAATTTGGAATGTCTAGACAATCCAGTACGAATAAGAAAACAGGAGTTGTAAAAAGACAATTAGTTCGAAGGGCAGCTTCACTTGGGAAAGGTGGAAAATTGCAGATTTCAGCTATCGGATTGATTGATATTCATTTCCACCGTAAATTAGATGGCAAGGTAAAACAAGTAGTTATTAAACGTCAAGGGAATCGTTGGTATGCGATATTTAGTGTTGCAAGACACGCGAACCAACCAGTAACCTCGGTTGCACACAAAACGATAGGAATTGACCTTGGCATTAAGAAATTTGCGGTTCTATCTGATGGTACAGAAATTAATAACCCGAAATTTCTTCGTAAGAAAGAGAAGCAGCTAAAGAAAGCGCAACAAAAACTTTCCAAGATGAAGAAAGGTTCTTCAAATTGGAAAAAACAATGTAAAAAACTAAACCTAATTCACTCGAAAGTCTCGAATCAACGAAAGGATTTCTTACATAAGGTAAGTTACCGGATTAGCAACACCTACGGTGTTGTTTGTGTCGAGAACTTACAAGTGAAGAACATGGTAAAGAACCGTCATCTTGCAAAGTCCATTCATGATGCCGGATGGGGACTGTTCCGTTCCTTTCTCGCTTACAAGTGTGAAAAGAATGGTGGTCTGCTCGTAAAGGTAAATCCACACTTCACAAGTCAGGATTGCTCTGGTTGCGGAAACAAAGTCAACAAGTCACTTTCTATACGTACTCATGTGTGTCATAAGTGTGGTCTTGTACTAGACCGCGATTTCAATGCAGCCGTTAATATTAAAAAAGTCGGACTTGAGCAGATTCGTAATCAAGTAGCCTAA
- a CDS encoding RNA polymerase sigma factor: MNRQQIISEWFHQYSDDIYHYLIYRIGATDVEDLVQEVFIKAIKGFHSFEGNSSPKTWLFSIARNIAIDEIRRRSRQRWKEKIFIQQQTHLENESSPIMIIAWKEEAKELFNMIQSLKPHHRDAII; this comes from the coding sequence ATGAATCGACAACAGATAATCTCTGAGTGGTTTCATCAATACAGTGATGATATTTATCATTATTTAATTTATCGTATTGGTGCGACCGATGTGGAGGATTTAGTACAGGAGGTATTCATCAAAGCGATTAAGGGATTTCATTCTTTTGAAGGAAACTCTAGTCCAAAAACCTGGTTGTTTAGTATTGCTAGAAACATTGCAATTGATGAAATCCGAAGGAGAAGTAGGCAGAGATGGAAAGAAAAAATATTTATTCAACAGCAAACTCATCTGGAGAATGAAAGTTCCCCTATAATGATTATAGCCTGGAAGGAAGAGGCGAAAGAGCTCTTTAATATGATTCAAAGTCTTAAACCACATCATCGAGATGCAATTATTTAA
- a CDS encoding alpha-amylase family glycosyl hydrolase, producing the protein MKKVILICLIPFFFLSVCPNLVSAQEEYNLRNEIFYSIMVDRFNNGDPTNDINVNSSDPYAFHGGDFEGITQRLDYIKDMGFTTILLSPIFKNEQAVVETEPFDYFQVEDHFGTIEDFKQLLSAAHEKELKVFIEFAVDSTVEEEVLLEAGTMWANETNLDGYLLSGMDKHSTSFWENFHKEITTLNEQFIFLVDDDNDQKGYSDIGYPFFVETQNEEIQSFTEPNKTIDLTISDMAAAQSLDNRHTPRFTRYSLENNEHPVTRLKLALSYLYLTPAAPIVYYGTEIVQDGAEPPANSPLMNFRTDDELVKYMTKLSQIRKGVPSLTKGETEIIHQTKDGMLVIKNSFEQNIDLVVINNSTVTQKVTINAEDIVENKQLRGLLEDDVIVELDGAYTIILDREKAEIYHVEDVKGINLSIVFAIILVPLLMLLFFYINKKKHKRT; encoded by the coding sequence ATGAAGAAAGTTATACTAATATGTTTGATTCCCTTTTTCTTTTTAAGCGTATGCCCCAACTTGGTAAGTGCTCAAGAAGAATATAATTTAAGGAATGAAATCTTCTACTCAATAATGGTTGACCGATTTAATAATGGTGACCCGACAAATGATATTAATGTGAATTCATCAGACCCATATGCGTTTCACGGGGGAGATTTTGAAGGAATAACCCAGAGGTTAGACTATATAAAGGATATGGGGTTTACTACAATTTTACTAAGCCCCATCTTCAAAAATGAACAAGCTGTTGTAGAGACTGAACCATTTGACTACTTTCAAGTAGAAGATCACTTTGGAACAATCGAGGATTTCAAACAACTTTTAAGTGCTGCTCACGAAAAAGAGCTGAAGGTTTTTATTGAATTTGCTGTAGATTCAACTGTGGAAGAAGAAGTGTTACTTGAGGCAGGGACTATGTGGGCGAACGAAACCAACCTGGATGGTTATCTTTTGTCGGGAATGGATAAACACTCGACTTCATTTTGGGAGAATTTTCATAAAGAAATAACTACTCTAAATGAACAGTTTATCTTTTTAGTAGATGATGATAACGACCAAAAAGGATACAGTGATATTGGATATCCGTTCTTTGTGGAGACTCAAAATGAAGAGATCCAGTCATTTACTGAACCAAATAAGACCATCGATTTGACAATCAGTGACATGGCGGCTGCGCAATCTCTGGATAATCGACATACTCCACGATTTACACGATATTCATTAGAAAATAATGAACATCCTGTTACTCGTCTAAAGCTTGCATTATCTTATTTGTACTTAACTCCTGCGGCACCTATTGTTTATTACGGTACGGAGATTGTTCAGGATGGTGCAGAACCACCTGCAAATAGTCCTTTAATGAACTTTCGAACAGATGACGAGTTAGTCAAATATATGACAAAACTTAGTCAAATAAGAAAAGGGGTTCCATCACTTACAAAAGGAGAAACAGAGATAATTCACCAAACAAAGGATGGAATGCTTGTTATAAAAAATAGCTTTGAACAAAATATTGATTTGGTAGTTATTAATAATTCAACTGTTACCCAAAAAGTGACGATAAATGCGGAAGATATAGTCGAAAATAAGCAATTAAGAGGTTTGCTTGAGGATGATGTCATCGTTGAACTGGATGGTGCTTATACAATTATCCTTGACCGTGAAAAGGCAGAAATTTATCATGTGGAGGATGTAAAGGGAATTAATTTATCTATTGTCTTTGCAATTATTTTGGTACCATTATTAATGCTTCTGTTCTTTTATATAAATAAGAAAAAACATAAACGAACTTAA
- a CDS encoding SDR family oxidoreductase has translation MSNQAKGQPAQHQNQQPGLETEMNPKPVSEDASYKGSGKLTNKVAIITGGDSGIGKAVSIYYAKEGADVVIVYLNEDTDAKETKRQVEEEGRKCLLLSGDIGDESFCKDIVKQTIETFGKIDILVNNAAEQHPQKSISDITSEQLEKTFRTNIFSFFYLTKAALPHLKKGSSIINTSSITAYKGNEQLLDYSSTKGAIVTFTRSLSQQLVGQGIRVNGVAPGPIWTPLIPSTFSSDQVAKFGTTTPMKRAGQPEEVAPSYVFLASDDASYITGQMIHVNGGTVVNG, from the coding sequence ATGAGTAATCAAGCAAAAGGGCAGCCTGCCCAACATCAAAATCAACAGCCGGGTCTCGAAACGGAGATGAATCCAAAACCTGTATCTGAGGATGCAAGTTACAAAGGAAGCGGTAAATTAACTAATAAAGTGGCAATCATCACTGGCGGTGACAGCGGAATCGGGAAAGCGGTCTCCATTTATTATGCAAAAGAAGGAGCAGACGTTGTTATTGTTTATCTGAATGAAGACACCGATGCCAAAGAAACAAAGCGTCAGGTAGAAGAAGAAGGACGAAAATGCTTATTACTTTCTGGTGATATTGGAGATGAGAGTTTTTGTAAGGATATCGTTAAGCAAACGATTGAAACATTTGGAAAAATTGATATCCTTGTCAATAATGCAGCTGAACAACATCCACAAAAAAGCATCTCAGATATTACTTCTGAACAGCTCGAAAAAACATTTAGAACAAATATTTTTTCTTTCTTTTATTTAACCAAAGCTGCTCTTCCTCACCTTAAAAAAGGTAGTTCAATTATTAACACGTCTTCAATCACTGCTTACAAAGGGAATGAACAGTTACTTGATTATTCCTCAACTAAGGGAGCAATTGTTACATTTACACGATCACTGTCTCAACAATTAGTTGGTCAAGGAATTCGAGTCAATGGAGTTGCACCAGGTCCAATTTGGACACCTCTGATACCTTCAACCTTCTCTAGTGATCAAGTTGCGAAATTTGGAACCACAACACCTATGAAACGTGCAGGTCAACCAGAAGAAGTTGCACCTAGTTATGTATTTTTAGCAAGTGATGATGCTTCTTACATCACAGGTCAAATGATTCATGTTAATGGTGGAACAGTTGTTAATGGCTAA
- a CDS encoding GNAT family N-acetyltransferase: MDLKIRKAETNDAVSLINHTLIVLKESTYMLTTPEEFSTNVEKQVKRIESYQQEGNLLLVAEVDGRIIGTLDFELCSKKRISHIGYLSISIQEEYCNSGIGRKLMEELINFAKKHPKIEKVCLEVFSHNERAIHFYKKLGFKEEGRKIKFVKFDDGVYSDEIEMYLFV; encoded by the coding sequence ATGGATTTAAAAATTCGTAAAGCTGAAACTAATGATGCAGTATCTCTCATTAACCATACATTAATTGTTTTAAAGGAATCGACCTATATGTTAACTACCCCGGAAGAGTTTTCTACAAACGTTGAAAAACAGGTGAAAAGGATTGAAAGCTATCAACAGGAAGGAAATTTATTACTCGTAGCTGAAGTAGATGGCAGGATTATCGGAACTCTCGATTTTGAACTTTGTAGTAAAAAACGGATTTCTCATATTGGTTACCTGAGTATTAGCATTCAAGAAGAATATTGTAACAGTGGAATTGGTCGTAAATTAATGGAGGAGCTCATCAATTTTGCAAAGAAACACCCAAAAATTGAAAAAGTTTGCTTAGAAGTATTCTCTCATAATGAAAGGGCAATTCACTTTTATAAAAAATTAGGCTTTAAAGAAGAAGGAAGAAAGATTAAATTCGTGAAATTTGACGATGGAGTTTATTCAGATGAAATTGAGATGTACTTGTTTGTGTAG